A genomic segment from Variovorax paradoxus B4 encodes:
- the msrB gene encoding peptide-methionine (R)-S-oxide reductase MsrB, which yields MTTPVEKTDAEWKALLAEKGAEPVAFEVTRHAATERPFTGKYEAHWDDGTYHCICCGAKLFESGTKFDAGCGWPSFSEEAVPGAIRNIVDRSHGMVRTENVCANCGAHLGHVFPDGPTETGLRYCMNSASLDFKKK from the coding sequence ATGACCACTCCCGTAGAGAAAACCGACGCCGAATGGAAAGCCCTGCTTGCCGAAAAAGGCGCCGAGCCCGTGGCCTTCGAGGTCACGCGCCACGCGGCCACCGAACGGCCCTTCACCGGCAAGTACGAGGCGCACTGGGATGACGGCACCTACCACTGCATCTGCTGCGGCGCGAAGCTGTTCGAATCGGGCACCAAGTTCGACGCGGGCTGCGGCTGGCCCAGCTTCTCCGAAGAGGCCGTACCGGGCGCCATCAGGAACATCGTCGACCGCTCGCACGGCATGGTGCGCACCGAAAACGTCTGCGCCAATTGCGGCGCCCACCTGGGCCACGTGTTTCCCGACGGCCCCACCGAAACCGGCCTGCGCTACTGCATGAACTCGGCCTCGCTCGACTTCAAGAAAAAATGA
- a CDS encoding protein adenylyltransferase SelO yields the protein MSLLAEDTAAADLGLRWKPGFGALGPAFLTQLRPTPLPDPYWVGHSEATARMLGLPADWRQSDGTLSALTGNLTVAGTQPFATVYSGHQFGVWAGQLGDGRAIMLGETEGGLEVQLKGAGRTPYSRGADGRAVLRSSIREFLCSEAMHGLGIPTTRALCVTGSDAPVYREVPESAAVVTRVAPSFIRFGHFEHFAANQRDTELRALADYVIDRYYPACRTTDRFNGNAYAAFLEAVSERTAALLAQWQAVGFCHGVMNTDNMSILGLTIDYGPFQFLDGFDPRHICNHSDASGRYAFNQQPNVAYWNLFCLAQALLPLIGDQEIAVAALESYKTVFPREFEARMRAKLGLAEPAEGDRALIEGVLKLLAAEKVDYTIFWRRLSPHMADGHAEPVRDLFLDRAGFDAWLLSFSQRHAQAPRPEAAALMLKSNPKYVLRNHLGQQAIEAASQKDFSGVATLLALLETPFEEHPGAEAYAGFPPDWASTIEISCSS from the coding sequence ATGAGCTTGCTTGCTGAAGACACGGCCGCCGCGGACCTGGGATTGCGCTGGAAACCCGGTTTCGGGGCGCTGGGCCCCGCTTTTCTCACCCAACTGCGGCCAACGCCCCTGCCCGATCCCTACTGGGTGGGCCATAGCGAGGCGACGGCCCGGATGCTCGGCTTGCCGGCCGATTGGCGGCAATCGGACGGCACGCTGTCGGCCTTGACCGGCAACCTGACCGTGGCCGGCACGCAGCCCTTCGCCACCGTGTACAGCGGCCACCAGTTCGGCGTCTGGGCCGGCCAGCTCGGCGACGGCCGCGCCATCATGCTCGGCGAAACCGAGGGCGGCCTCGAAGTGCAGCTCAAGGGCGCGGGCCGCACGCCCTACTCGCGCGGCGCCGACGGCCGCGCCGTGCTGCGCTCCAGCATCCGCGAATTCCTCTGCAGCGAGGCCATGCACGGCCTTGGCATTCCGACCACCCGCGCGCTCTGCGTCACGGGCTCGGACGCCCCCGTGTACCGCGAAGTGCCCGAATCCGCTGCCGTCGTGACCCGCGTGGCGCCCAGCTTCATCCGCTTCGGCCACTTCGAGCACTTTGCCGCCAACCAGCGCGACACCGAACTGCGCGCGCTGGCCGACTACGTCATCGACCGCTACTACCCGGCCTGCCGCACCACCGATCGCTTCAACGGCAATGCCTATGCAGCCTTCCTGGAAGCCGTGAGCGAGCGCACCGCCGCCCTGCTCGCGCAGTGGCAGGCCGTGGGCTTCTGCCATGGGGTCATGAACACCGACAACATGAGCATCCTCGGGCTCACCATCGACTACGGGCCGTTCCAGTTCCTGGACGGCTTCGATCCGCGCCACATCTGCAACCACAGCGACGCCAGCGGCCGCTATGCCTTCAACCAGCAGCCCAACGTGGCCTACTGGAACCTGTTCTGCCTGGCGCAGGCGCTCCTGCCGCTGATCGGCGACCAGGAAATCGCCGTCGCCGCGCTGGAGTCCTACAAGACGGTGTTCCCGCGCGAATTCGAGGCCCGCATGCGCGCCAAGCTCGGGCTCGCGGAGCCGGCCGAAGGCGATCGCGCGCTCATCGAGGGCGTGCTGAAGCTGCTGGCCGCCGAAAAGGTCGACTACACCATCTTCTGGCGCCGCCTTTCGCCGCACATGGCCGACGGCCACGCCGAGCCGGTGCGCGACCTGTTCCTGGACCGGGCGGGCTTCGATGCCTGGCTGCTATCCTTTTCGCAGCGGCATGCGCAGGCGCCGCGTCCGGAAGCCGCGGCCCTGATGCTCAAATCGAATCCGAAGTACGTGTTGCGGAACCACCTGGGCCAGCAGGCCATCGAAGCGGCGAGCCAGAAGGACTTCTCGGGTGTGGCAACCTTGTTGGCCCTGCTCGAAACCCCATTTGAAGAACATCCCGGCGCCGAAGCCTATGCCGGGTTCCCGCCCGACTGGGCCTCCACGATCGAAATCAGCTGCTCATCATGA
- a CDS encoding AraC family transcriptional regulator: MPHAQRRPQRRPGCAQQPELRTSSAAWLEGVLSMFEAEGLDVPSLLRDAGFDPDSLHRQNARVPVDEISVLWQLAVARADKSTLGLHRDLAATHSKLGTVGHAMACSADLGAALTRLTRYMAVISDATAFSLQREARGCWMVMEHTGGSLPIPRQRVEYALLTVFMQCQWLTRRELQPLALEFVYPPPANDRLHREAFGCAIRYNAPANRLLLSAADMAMPLPTHHPALGEMQEHLLDDQLNLLGQTTTSTLVCAEIARRLPQGEPRRQDVAAGLGLAERTLQRRLQEESVSFQSLLDRTRRELAQQYLAEDRHTLTDVADMLGFVDSSNFFRACKRWFGLPPAQYRARIWDTPALAH, encoded by the coding sequence ATGCCGCACGCCCAGCGCCGACCGCAACGACGGCCCGGCTGCGCGCAGCAGCCGGAGCTTCGGACCAGCTCTGCCGCCTGGCTCGAAGGCGTGCTCTCCATGTTCGAAGCCGAAGGGCTCGACGTGCCTTCGCTGCTGCGCGACGCCGGTTTCGATCCTGATTCGCTGCACCGCCAGAACGCGCGCGTGCCGGTCGACGAGATCTCGGTGCTCTGGCAGCTTGCGGTGGCGCGCGCCGACAAGTCCACGCTGGGCCTGCACCGCGACCTGGCCGCCACGCACAGCAAGCTGGGCACGGTCGGCCACGCCATGGCCTGCAGTGCAGACCTGGGCGCGGCGCTCACCCGGCTCACGCGCTACATGGCGGTGATCTCGGACGCGACCGCTTTCTCGCTGCAGCGCGAGGCGCGCGGCTGCTGGATGGTGATGGAGCACACCGGCGGCAGCCTCCCGATTCCGCGCCAGCGCGTCGAATACGCCCTGCTGACCGTCTTCATGCAGTGCCAGTGGCTCACGCGGCGCGAGCTGCAGCCGCTGGCCCTGGAGTTCGTCTATCCGCCGCCGGCCAACGACCGGCTGCACCGCGAGGCCTTCGGCTGCGCCATCCGCTACAACGCGCCGGCCAACCGCCTGCTGCTGTCGGCGGCGGACATGGCCATGCCGCTGCCCACCCACCACCCGGCGCTCGGCGAGATGCAGGAGCACCTGCTGGACGACCAGCTGAACCTGCTGGGCCAGACCACCACCAGCACCCTGGTGTGCGCCGAAATCGCGCGGCGGCTGCCGCAAGGCGAACCGCGCCGGCAGGACGTGGCCGCCGGCCTCGGCCTCGCGGAGCGCACGCTGCAGCGGCGGCTGCAGGAGGAATCGGTGTCGTTCCAGTCGCTGCTCGACCGCACCCGCCGCGAACTGGCGCAGCAGTACCTGGCGGAAGACCGGCACACGCTCACCGACGTCGCCGACATGCTCGGCTTTGTCGACAGCAGCAACTTCTTCCGGGCCTGCAAGCGCTGGTTCGGGCTGCCGCCCGCCCAGTACCGGGCGCGGATCTGGGACACGCCGGCGCTCGCCCATTGA
- a CDS encoding BolA family protein: MSAALSHPLPTARDLEAALRQALQPTTLEVIDESGAHAGHTGANAEGRGTHFRVRIASPLFEGKPRVARHRLVYDALQVFIAQGLHAIAIEVL, translated from the coding sequence ATGAGTGCTGCCTTGAGCCACCCCCTGCCGACTGCGCGCGACCTCGAAGCGGCGCTGCGCCAGGCGCTCCAGCCGACCACGCTCGAGGTGATCGACGAAAGCGGCGCCCACGCGGGCCATACCGGTGCCAACGCCGAGGGCCGGGGCACCCATTTCCGGGTTCGCATCGCTTCCCCACTGTTCGAAGGGAAGCCCCGCGTGGCGCGCCATCGCCTTGTGTATGATGCCCTCCAAGTTTTTATCGCACAGGGTCTGCACGCCATCGCCATCGAGGTGCTCTGA
- a CDS encoding septation protein A, with translation MKLILDFFPILLFFGAYKLADIYTATGVLMAATVLQMGIIYALDRKLQAMQKATLVLILLFGTLTLVLHDDRFIKWKPTVLYGAMAIALAVALWALKKNFLKMLLGSQLQLPDRIWGRLNVAWIGYCLFMAAINGYVAAYFTTEAWVNFKLWGYVFPIVFLVAQGLYISPHLKGDDKPAS, from the coding sequence ATGAAACTGATCCTCGACTTCTTTCCGATCCTGCTGTTCTTCGGCGCCTACAAGCTGGCCGACATCTACACCGCCACCGGCGTGCTGATGGCCGCCACCGTGCTGCAGATGGGCATCATCTACGCGTTGGACCGCAAGCTGCAGGCCATGCAGAAAGCCACGCTGGTGCTCATTCTGCTTTTCGGCACGCTCACGCTGGTGCTGCACGACGACCGCTTCATCAAGTGGAAACCCACGGTTCTCTACGGCGCCATGGCCATTGCCCTGGCGGTGGCGCTGTGGGCGCTGAAGAAGAACTTCCTCAAGATGCTGCTGGGCTCGCAGCTCCAGCTGCCGGACCGCATCTGGGGCCGCCTCAACGTGGCGTGGATCGGCTATTGCCTCTTCATGGCGGCCATCAACGGCTACGTGGCGGCGTACTTCACCACCGAGGCATGGGTCAACTTCAAGCTCTGGGGCTACGTGTTCCCGATCGTGTTCCTGGTGGCGCAGGGCCTCTACATCTCGCCGCACCTCAAGGGCGACGACAAGCCCGCATCATGA